In Limosilactobacillus sp. WILCCON 0051, a single window of DNA contains:
- a CDS encoding helicase-related protein, whose translation MIEDYFGRRVLVPIVDMPSKPSAKIEILPTIKIVKNAAVCQRCGAKSRLTDAALPKHEYYCPVCLNLGRVDTLSKFYHVAEPNQFSAPYPQLIWQGKLSPLQSEVAETVTASMRQHEKRLIWAVTGAGKTEMMFKGLADRLQAGERIAWASPRVDVCLEIYPRLNKAFQNCKIALLYGHAKEAYCYRQLTVCTTHQLLRFYHAFDNLIIDEVDAFPFAANPRLFLAAHNAVKPNGGMIFLTATPGRELLNAVSRGRLAVSYLPLRYHGHLLPMPKVSLVINWRRQLQAGHLPIRVKQMLLHEIKAHQHFLLFVPHVKDLPIIKTALQNDLTTSKFATVHASDPLRQEKVQAMREQKYLFLVTTSILERGVTFPGIDVMILGADDEVFSASALVQMAGRAGRAKERPTGTVCFFVGAMSRRVREALRQIAYMNQRGARLLAKMPSLRRDD comes from the coding sequence ATGATTGAAGACTATTTTGGCCGGCGGGTCCTGGTGCCAATCGTTGACATGCCAAGTAAGCCATCAGCTAAAATTGAGATCTTACCAACGATCAAGATTGTAAAAAACGCGGCTGTCTGTCAGCGATGTGGTGCCAAAAGCAGGTTGACAGATGCCGCATTGCCAAAGCATGAGTATTATTGTCCAGTTTGTTTGAATCTGGGACGAGTTGATACATTGAGTAAATTTTACCATGTTGCCGAGCCAAATCAATTTAGTGCACCATATCCGCAGTTGATTTGGCAGGGAAAACTGTCGCCGCTGCAGTCTGAAGTTGCTGAAACGGTAACGGCGAGCATGCGGCAGCACGAAAAGCGTTTGATATGGGCGGTAACGGGGGCCGGTAAGACGGAAATGATGTTTAAGGGTCTGGCTGATCGTCTGCAGGCAGGTGAGCGGATTGCCTGGGCCTCGCCGCGAGTTGACGTTTGTCTGGAGATTTATCCCCGTTTGAACAAGGCTTTTCAAAACTGTAAGATCGCACTGTTATACGGCCACGCCAAAGAAGCCTATTGCTACCGGCAGCTGACTGTTTGTACCACCCATCAGCTGCTGCGCTTTTATCATGCATTTGACAACTTGATCATTGATGAGGTCGATGCATTTCCGTTTGCTGCCAATCCACGGCTTTTTTTGGCAGCGCATAATGCCGTCAAGCCAAATGGAGGCATGATCTTTTTAACGGCCACGCCTGGACGAGAATTGTTAAATGCGGTCAGCAGGGGACGATTGGCGGTCAGCTATCTGCCTTTACGCTATCATGGACATCTGCTGCCAATGCCTAAGGTCAGTCTGGTTATCAACTGGCGTCGTCAGCTGCAGGCGGGTCATCTGCCGATCAGAGTCAAACAGATGCTTTTGCATGAGATTAAAGCTCATCAGCATTTTTTGCTCTTTGTGCCGCATGTCAAGGATCTGCCGATAATTAAAACGGCCCTGCAAAACGACTTGACAACGAGTAAATTTGCGACCGTTCATGCCAGTGATCCGCTGCGTCAAGAAAAGGTTCAAGCGATGCGTGAGCAAAAATATCTTTTTTTGGTGACTACCTCGATTTTGGAGCGGGGCGTTACGTTTCCAGGAATCGATGTGATGATTCTAGGCGCTGATGATGAAGTGTTTTCCGCATCGGCACTGGTTCAGATGGCTGGCCGAGCTGGTCGTGCCAAAGAACGCCCTACCGGCACCGTCTGTTTTTTCGTGGGTGCAATGAGTCGACGCGTCCGTGAAGCATTGCGCCAGATTGCCTATATGAATCAAAGGGGGGCGCGGCTGCTTGCTAAAATGCCTTCTTTGCGGCGCGACGATTGA
- a CDS encoding phosphoribosyltransferase family protein, whose protein sequence is MLKCLLCGATIESRPTLKQLLLPGKLPEPHICLQCRSRLLLRSNAHPCPGCGRMLAPKESICWECRQWQSQYGWLLNNHSLYVYNDLMREFMKKFKFQGDYGLRFVFQETFNHFLQEFAYDVLVPIPISPHTWKTRGFNQTTALLTLPYTEALKTIADNKQTQSAKTREERLKTPQIFELMNPQKIAHQRVLLVDDVYTTGRTLYHAAVLCRQAGCQTVISATLAS, encoded by the coding sequence TTGCTAAAATGCCTTCTTTGCGGCGCGACGATTGAGAGCCGGCCGACTTTAAAACAGCTGCTGCTGCCCGGAAAGCTGCCTGAGCCGCACATCTGTTTACAGTGCCGCAGTCGTCTCTTGTTGCGATCAAACGCGCATCCCTGTCCTGGTTGCGGACGAATGCTGGCGCCGAAAGAATCGATCTGTTGGGAATGCCGGCAATGGCAAAGTCAATATGGCTGGCTGCTGAATAATCACAGTCTGTATGTCTATAACGATCTTATGCGGGAATTTATGAAAAAATTTAAGTTTCAAGGCGACTATGGCCTGCGCTTTGTTTTTCAAGAGACGTTTAATCATTTTCTGCAGGAGTTTGCATATGATGTCTTAGTGCCGATTCCAATCTCGCCGCATACCTGGAAAACGCGCGGCTTTAATCAGACGACGGCACTGCTGACACTGCCTTATACTGAGGCCTTAAAAACGATTGCGGATAATAAGCAAACACAATCAGCCAAAACACGGGAAGAACGTCTAAAAACACCACAGATTTTTGAATTAATGAATCCGCAGAAAATTGCTCATCAGCGGGTTTTGCTGGTTGATGACGTGTATACCACTGGTCGCACGCTGTATCATGCGGCCGTACTGTGCCGACAGGCCGGCTGTCAGACCGTTATCAGCGCGACGCTGGCCAGTTAA
- the hpf gene encoding ribosome hibernation-promoting factor, HPF/YfiA family: protein MLKFNIRGENVEVTESIRDYVIKRISKLEKFFEDNVEANAHVNLKVYPNKTFKVEVTIPLPYLTLRAEETSSDMYGSIDLVTDKLERQIRKYKTKVNRKSREKGYKNMDFVPDVEDEPVSDDLKIVRTKQISLKPMDPEEAVLQMDMLGHDFFVFEDAETNGTSVVYRRKDGRYGLIEIN from the coding sequence ATGCTAAAATTCAATATTCGTGGTGAAAACGTCGAAGTTACCGAATCGATTCGCGACTATGTCATCAAGCGGATCAGCAAACTGGAAAAGTTCTTCGAAGATAACGTTGAGGCAAATGCGCACGTTAATCTGAAGGTCTACCCTAACAAGACCTTCAAAGTTGAAGTAACGATTCCGCTCCCATACTTAACGCTGCGGGCGGAAGAAACTTCCAGCGACATGTACGGCAGCATTGACTTGGTTACCGACAAGCTGGAACGTCAAATCCGTAAGTACAAGACCAAGGTTAACCGCAAGTCCCGTGAAAAGGGCTACAAGAACATGGACTTTGTACCTGATGTTGAAGACGAACCAGTCAGTGACGATTTAAAGATCGTACGGACCAAGCAAATCTCCTTGAAGCCAATGGACCCAGAAGAAGCTGTCTTACAAATGGACATGCTGGGACATGACTTCTTTGTCTTTGAAGACGCTGAAACCAATGGCACCAGCGTTGTATACCGTCGTAAGGATGGTCGCTACGGTCTGATTGAAATCAACTAG